Proteins co-encoded in one Brassica oleracea var. oleracea cultivar TO1000 chromosome C4, BOL, whole genome shotgun sequence genomic window:
- the LOC106340114 gene encoding protein LIGHT-DEPENDENT SHORT HYPOCOTYLS 3-like, producing MDMIPQLMEGSSAYLGTTNLSINANLSSSSRATAPQPPFSSSPSANSSRYENQKRRDWNTFGQYLRNHRPPLSLSRCSGAHVLEFLRYLDQFGKTKVHTTICHFYGHPNPPAPCPCPLRQAWGSLDALIGRLRAAFEENGGKPETNPFGARAVRLYLREVRDTQSKARGVSYEKKKRKRPVPTLSASSSSAVASHQQSQMLPGTSCTTQISKLEK from the coding sequence ATGGATATGATTCCACAACTGATGGAAGGCTCTTCGGCTTACTTAGGTACCACAAACCTCAGCATCAACGCAAACCTTTCGTCCTCCTCCAGAGCCACCGCACCACAGCCACCGTTTTCCTCCTCTCCATCGGCGAACTCAAGCCGTTACGAGAACCAGAAGAGAAGAGACTGGAACACGTTCGGACAGTACTTAAGGAACCATCGCCCACCGCTTTCGCTTTCCCGATGCAGCGGAGCTCACGTGCTGGAGTTTCTCCGTTACTTGGACCAGTTCGGTAAGACAAAAGTCCACACGACCATTTGTCACTTCTACGGCCATCCTAATCCTCCTGCACCGTGTCCTTGTCCTCTTCGTCAAGCTTGGGGAAGTCTTGACGCTCTCATCGGTCGTCTTCGAGCTGCTTTTGAAGAGAACGGAGGCAAACCTGAGACTAATCCATTTGGAGCACGCGCCGTTAGACTTTACCTAAGGGAAGTTAGAGATACGCAGAGCAAAGCTAGAGGTGTTAGCTACGAGAAGAAGAAGCGAAAGCGTCCTGTTCCTACGTTGTCGGCTTCTTCTTCCTCCGCCGTAGCTAGCCACCAGCAATCTCAAATGTTGCCGGGTACTAGTTGTACTACCCAAATATCAAAGCTTGAGAAGTGA